From Micromonospora auratinigra:
CCATGGACACCCGTCAGTGACGTACGCCGTCCGGCGGTGACGCCGGCTCGACCGACGTCACCGCCGCACCGGTCCCACCCCTGCACCTCCGCCGGGTGGCGATCCGGTGTCCATCAAGAGGTTCGCGTCACGGCCGAGGTCACGCGGTGACGCAATCCCCTTGATCGACTCGTGCGGGTGCCCAGGGGCGCCCGGGGTCGGGGCGGGGGTCAGTGGCGGACGGTGCCCTGGGCGACGCGGCGGCTGGCGCGGGTGCCGCCGGGGCCGCGCAGCAGGACGGCGAGACCGACCGCCACGGGGACCGCGAGCAGTGGCCCGAGCAGGTACGCCCACCAGGCCCGGGGTTGCCCGTAGACGAGGGCCGGGCCGAGGGAGCGGAACACGTTCATCGACGCCCCGGTGAGCGGGGAGGCCCAGAGCCCGGCGAGCGCCAGGTAGCCGCCGACGGCCACGGCGGCCAGCGGGCCCACGTTCTGCGCGCCGGAGGCGGTGCCGAGGATGGTGCTGATCAGTCCGACGGTGAGCACCAGCTCCCAGGCCAGGGCCAGCGGAGTGCCGACGCCCGGGGCCGGCAGGGTCAGCCCGGCGGTGCCGTGCCCGCCGAGCAGGCCGGCCAGCAGCCCGGCCGCCGCCACGGAGCCGGCGAACTGGGCGGCCAGGTAGCCCGGCACCCGCCGCCAGGGGAAGTCCCGGCGCAGCGCGAAGGCGAGCGTGACCGAGGGGTTCAGATGGGCGCCGGAGACCGCGCCCATGAACAGGATGATCGAGGCCACCATCAGCCCGGGGGCGACCACCGCCGCGGTCCGGCTGACCTGCTCGCCGCCGACCCGCTGGTTGACCACGCCGGGCCCGACCGAGACGAGCACCAGGAAGAAGGTGCCGAGCAGTTCCCCGAAGACCCGACGCCACCAGACGGGGTTGGCGCCGCCGACGATCGGGTCCCGGCTGGCCGGCATGGCCTCACCGTACGACGCCCGTCGGTCGGCCCGGACCGGTACGGCCAGGTAAGTGTTGCCCAGCCTTGCATCCCTTACTGAGCGCATGCCAGGATCGGCGTCGATGAGCCAGACCGCCACCCCCGCCCCCGCCGGCGTCGCCTCGCCCCGCCGGATCGCCGCGCTCGCGCTGCCGGCGCTCGTGGTGCTCGCCGCCGAGCCGCTCTACGTGCTGGTCGACACCGCCGTCGTGGGCCACCTGGGCCGGGTGCCGCTCGCCGCGCTCGCCGTCGGCGGCACCGTGATGACGCTCACCGCCTGGCTCGGCACCGTCGTCGCGTACGGCACCACCGGCCGGTCGGCCCGGCGGTTCGGCTCCGGCGACCGGGCCGCCGCGGTGGCCGAGGGCGTGCAGGCGTCCTGGCTGGCGCTCACCGTCGGGGTGCTGGTGGCGCTCGCCATCGGCGTCGGCGGCGGATGGCTGGCGCGTACCCTCGTCGGCGGTCCCGGTGCGGTCGCCGACGCCGCCGCGACCTGGCTGCGGGTCGCCGCGCTCGGCGCCCCCGGCCTGCTGCTCGCCGCCGCCGGCAACGGCTGGCTGCGCGGCGTGCAGGACACCCGCCGCCCGCTGCTCTTCGTGCTCGCGCCCAACCTGCTCTCCGCGCTGCTCTGCCCGCTGCTGGTCTACCCGCTCGGGCTCGGCCTGACCGGCTCGGCGGTGGCGAACGCGGTCGCGCAGACCCTCTCCGGTGGCCTCTTCGCGGCGGCCCTGGTGCGCGAGCGGGTCGCGCTGCGCCCCCGGCCCCGGACGATCGGCCAGCAGTTGGTGCTCAGCCGGGACCTGCTCATCCGGGGCGTCGCCTTCCAGGCGAGCTTCCTCTCCGCCACCGCCGTCGCGGCCCGGTTCGGCGCCGCCGCGGTCGGCGCCCACCAGATCGCCGTACAACTGTGGTTCTTCACCGCCCTGGTGCTGGACGCGCTGGCGATCGCCGCGCAGTCGCTGGTCGGTGCGGCGCTCGGGGCCGGCGACGCGGCCGGAGCGCGGGCGCTGGCCCGCCGGGTCGCCCTGGTCGGTGGTGCCTGCGGCGTGGCGTTCGCGGTGCTGATCGCCGCCGGCGCCGGCCTGGTCCCGGCCTGGTTCAGCAGCGATGCGCAGGTACGCGAGCAGGCCATGGTCGCCTGGCCGTGGTTCGTCGCGCTCCAGCCGATCGGCGGCGTGGTGTTCGCCCTCGACGGGGTGCTGATCGGCGCGGGAGACGTCCGCTACCTGCGCAACCTCACCATCGTGGCGGCGCTGGGCGGCTTCCTGCCGGCGATCTGGCTGGCCTACGGGCTCGACCTGGGGCTGGGCGGGATCTGGGCCGGGCTGACCCTGTTCGTGCTGCTGCGGCTGGTCGCGTTGCTGCTGCGGCTGCGCTCGGGCGGCTGGGCGGTCGTCGGCGCGGTCCGCTGACCAGCGCCGCCCGGTTCGACACACCGGGCTCAGCAGTCCTCGCCGTCGCCCGGCTCCCAGCCCGGGTCGTACACGTCGGCGGTCGGTGCCGGCCCGGGCCGCAGCAGCGGGCGGTGGGCCGGGTCGTTCTCCAACGCCAGGTAGCCCTTGCGCAGCGCCGCGCAGGGAGCGCCGGCCACCGTGACGTCGGCGGACCCGACCCAGAGCCCGCGCGTGGCGGGCCGCACGTCGGCCGGGTGCGGGAACTGCCACACCACCTGGTCGCGCACCGTCACCAGCTCCGCCCCGGGCGGGAACTGCTGCGCCAGCAACAGGTCGAACGAGTAGACCCAGATGAACCGGGTCGTGACGTTCAGGACCCGGACCCCCTCGTCGGTCGTCCCGGCCGCGTACTCGACCGTGCCCCGGACCCGGATGCCGTCCTCCGGCACCCAGCGCGGGTCGGCGTCCGGCGCGATCCGGGTGGCGAAGCCGAGCGCGCTGCCCCTGGTCAGGTTCTCGGTGGCCCGCGCCCGCGCGTCGGGCGCCAAGCCGGCGAGGAACGGCTGCGGGTCGCCGCCCAGCATGCGGCTGCGCAGCCGGCCCTCGACCAGTGCCCCCCGTACGGCGGCCAGCGCCGCGGTGACCTGCTTCGCGGTGAACGGCCCGGTGGCCCGGGCGGCCGGCAGCACGATCCCGGCCTCGCCCTCGGCGAAGCTCTCGGCCGGCGTGCCGAGGAAGACGCCGAGGGTGTTGCCGTTCCCGTCGACCGGGCGCGGCGGCTGCGCCGAGCGGGTCGGCAGGATCCCCTCGCCCCGGTGGACCTTGTCCACGAACCCCCAGCCGGCGGCGCCGACGACGGCCAGCAGGCCGACCACCAGCAGCGCGCCCACCCCGGCGAGCAGCTTGCCGCTGTGCCGGTCCCAACCGAGCCGGAGCCGCTCGGCGCGGGTCAGCTCGTGCTCCTGGACCGGATGGCGCATCCAGTCCGGGATGCGTACCGGCTCGTCGTCGGTGGCGAAGAGCTGGTCGAACCGGCGGGCCGGCTCGGGGGCGGGGTTCTGGTCGGTCATTCCGGTCCCTGCGCGAATCGGTGGACGCTCTGGCGGCGGGCGGCGCTCAGACCGCGCCGCGACGGATCTGGTAGAGCAGGTACAAGGTGCCGACCACCAGGCAGGTGGCCGTCACGCCGACGAAGACGAACGACCCGATCGCCGCGACCACCGGGTGCCGCTCGCCGAACCGGCTGCGGTCCCGCCAGGCCCAGAGCCGGCGGCGCGCGGCGTGCAGCCGGGGCACGGAGTCGACCAGGTCGGAGAGCCGGCGGCCGGGCGTGCGCCGGGGCGGTTCCGGATTGCGCAT
This genomic window contains:
- a CDS encoding MIP/aquaporin family protein, which produces MPASRDPIVGGANPVWWRRVFGELLGTFFLVLVSVGPGVVNQRVGGEQVSRTAAVVAPGLMVASIILFMGAVSGAHLNPSVTLAFALRRDFPWRRVPGYLAAQFAGSVAAAGLLAGLLGGHGTAGLTLPAPGVGTPLALAWELVLTVGLISTILGTASGAQNVGPLAAVAVGGYLALAGLWASPLTGASMNVFRSLGPALVYGQPRAWWAYLLGPLLAVPVAVGLAVLLRGPGGTRASRRVAQGTVRH
- a CDS encoding MATE family efflux transporter, whose amino-acid sequence is MSQTATPAPAGVASPRRIAALALPALVVLAAEPLYVLVDTAVVGHLGRVPLAALAVGGTVMTLTAWLGTVVAYGTTGRSARRFGSGDRAAAVAEGVQASWLALTVGVLVALAIGVGGGWLARTLVGGPGAVADAAATWLRVAALGAPGLLLAAAGNGWLRGVQDTRRPLLFVLAPNLLSALLCPLLVYPLGLGLTGSAVANAVAQTLSGGLFAAALVRERVALRPRPRTIGQQLVLSRDLLIRGVAFQASFLSATAVAARFGAAAVGAHQIAVQLWFFTALVLDALAIAAQSLVGAALGAGDAAGARALARRVALVGGACGVAFAVLIAAGAGLVPAWFSSDAQVREQAMVAWPWFVALQPIGGVVFALDGVLIGAGDVRYLRNLTIVAALGGFLPAIWLAYGLDLGLGGIWAGLTLFVLLRLVALLLRLRSGGWAVVGAVR